A part of Citrifermentans bremense genomic DNA contains:
- a CDS encoding flagellar protein FlgN, with amino-acid sequence MTQHARELVEALSDQEALLERMLQVLDEERRCILGRELERLEQQVLQKKELFLALEEEGLRCAKLVQAMALELELPEAQSLTPVLEKVAEPEKGTILSWQRRVLELGSQLEKRLALNADLLQGALQTVTGTLDFFARIFNNSNTYGYGGNLVGSGGAQPRIICREA; translated from the coding sequence ATGACACAGCACGCACGGGAACTGGTGGAAGCCCTGTCGGACCAGGAGGCGCTTTTGGAGCGGATGCTCCAGGTCCTCGATGAGGAGAGGCGCTGCATCCTCGGCAGAGAACTGGAAAGGCTCGAGCAGCAGGTGCTGCAGAAGAAGGAGCTTTTCCTGGCCCTGGAGGAAGAGGGGTTGCGCTGCGCCAAGCTGGTTCAGGCCATGGCGCTCGAACTGGAGCTCCCAGAGGCCCAAAGCCTCACCCCGGTGCTGGAGAAGGTGGCGGAACCTGAGAAGGGAACCATACTTTCCTGGCAGCGCCGCGTGCTCGAACTCGGGAGCCAGCTGGAGAAGAGGCTCGCCCTGAACGCGGACCTTTTGCAGGGGGCGTTGCAGACGGTGACCGGCACGCTGGATTTCTTCGCGAGGATCTTCAACAACAGCAATACCTACGGGTATGGCGGCAACCTGGTAGGCAGCGGCGGCGCGCAACCCAGGATCATCTGCAGGGAGGCGTGA
- the flgK gene encoding flagellar hook-associated protein FlgK — protein sequence MSLNSLLSTGLSSLNAQMLAIEVTGENITNVNTPGYSRQTAMLVNAPTTLFRSFPMGNGVKVSAVQRSYDSFLQGQMMVANSSSGQAKTVNSALQMVQPLYNELTTEGLGQTMQQFFSTWQDLAANPQGVPERQSILSVGQQLVEDFHRINTSLVSVKDNMNQSLEQVTSDINDALKQIAQLNVSIKQIETGQGVANELRDQRELVVRQLSEMVGVTFKDETDGSVSVNLLSGQSLVSGKDAASLSLSTNVATGYYDVMLTPPGGGPAANATAFIGGPGNTKGEIGGMLQIRDTTINKYIADLDELAYSLANQMNAQHSAGYGLTGTQMDFFSPAAGTAPPVPAATAAGYSALIQVNLTSANQVAAADTNPALGGTGNNLNALSIAALYNKSLNMSTGNATPEAFYNSMVGKVGVDVQGAERGENQTGAIVSQLNNQRESVAGVSLDEELVNLTKYQKAYEGAARVINVGTEMMDTVLGLIK from the coding sequence ATGAGCTTGAACAGCCTGCTGAGCACCGGACTCAGCTCCTTGAACGCGCAGATGCTTGCCATAGAGGTTACCGGCGAGAACATCACCAACGTGAACACCCCCGGCTACTCGCGCCAGACGGCGATGCTGGTGAACGCGCCCACCACCTTGTTCCGGTCCTTCCCGATGGGAAACGGCGTCAAGGTCTCCGCGGTCCAGCGCTCTTACGACAGCTTCCTGCAGGGGCAGATGATGGTGGCCAACTCCTCAAGCGGCCAGGCCAAGACGGTCAACTCGGCCCTGCAGATGGTCCAGCCGCTTTACAACGAGCTGACCACGGAGGGGCTCGGCCAGACCATGCAGCAGTTCTTCAGCACCTGGCAGGACCTGGCGGCGAATCCCCAGGGTGTGCCGGAGCGCCAGTCGATCCTTTCCGTCGGGCAGCAGCTGGTTGAGGACTTCCACCGGATCAACACCAGCCTGGTCAGCGTCAAGGACAACATGAACCAGAGTCTGGAGCAGGTGACCTCCGACATCAACGATGCGCTGAAACAGATCGCCCAGCTGAACGTGAGCATCAAGCAGATCGAGACCGGCCAGGGTGTCGCCAACGAGCTGCGGGACCAGCGCGAACTCGTGGTGCGGCAGTTGTCCGAAATGGTCGGCGTGACCTTCAAGGACGAGACCGACGGCAGCGTGAGCGTGAACCTCCTCTCCGGGCAGTCGCTGGTTTCGGGAAAGGACGCGGCTTCCCTGTCGCTTAGCACCAATGTCGCCACCGGCTACTACGACGTCATGCTGACCCCGCCGGGAGGCGGCCCCGCGGCAAACGCGACCGCATTCATAGGGGGGCCGGGCAACACCAAGGGCGAGATCGGCGGCATGCTCCAGATCCGCGACACCACGATAAACAAGTACATCGCCGACCTGGACGAGCTCGCCTACTCCCTCGCCAACCAGATGAACGCACAGCACTCGGCAGGCTACGGCCTCACCGGCACCCAGATGGATTTCTTTTCGCCGGCAGCCGGGACGGCACCCCCCGTTCCTGCAGCGACAGCGGCAGGTTACAGCGCGCTGATCCAGGTCAACCTAACTTCGGCCAACCAGGTAGCGGCGGCGGATACCAACCCGGCGCTCGGCGGGACAGGGAACAACCTCAACGCTTTGTCCATCGCCGCCCTTTACAACAAGAGCCTCAACATGAGCACGGGGAACGCGACGCCCGAGGCGTTCTACAACTCGATGGTCGGCAAAGTCGGCGTGGACGTTCAGGGGGCCGAACGAGGCGAGAACCAGACCGGCGCCATAGTGAGCCAGCTGAACAACCAGCGCGAGTCGGTCGCCGGGGTGTCGCTCGACGAAGAACTGGTCAACCTGACCAAGTACCAGAAGGCCTATGAGGGCGCGGCCCGCGTGATAAACGTAGGCACCGAGATGATGGACACGGTGCTCGGTCTGATCAAGTAA
- a CDS encoding rod-binding protein — protein sequence MEIGNLAPAAPEQKQIKPAGGAADKERAAVKKVAQEFESLFVTMMLKSMRSTVGQDQLTGGGRGEETFRSLLDQEYANAAVRGGGIGLAPVLERELMRQRTTVKGDSNAD from the coding sequence ATGGAGATCGGCAACCTGGCGCCGGCGGCGCCGGAGCAAAAACAGATCAAGCCGGCGGGGGGAGCCGCCGATAAGGAAAGGGCCGCGGTTAAAAAGGTGGCCCAGGAATTCGAATCGCTCTTCGTCACCATGATGCTGAAGTCGATGCGGAGCACGGTAGGGCAGGACCAGCTCACCGGCGGGGGGCGCGGCGAGGAAACCTTCCGCTCGCTGCTGGACCAGGAGTACGCGAATGCGGCGGTGCGCGGAGGTGGCATAGGGCTTGCCCCGGTACTGGAGCGCGAGCTGATGCGCCAGCGAACCACAGTAAAGGGAGACAGCAATGCGGATTGA
- the flgM gene encoding flagellar biosynthesis anti-sigma factor FlgM encodes MRIEQSPPYVVKIRGSEPAAAAQAAPAREQNRTAQGPVQEVVIFSPRMREIAALREQLSALPEVRTEMVALAKQQMQYGPYRIDPDEVAQKLVDSLKRG; translated from the coding sequence ATGCGGATTGAACAGTCCCCGCCGTACGTGGTCAAGATCAGAGGGAGTGAGCCGGCCGCTGCCGCCCAGGCGGCTCCCGCCAGGGAGCAAAACCGGACCGCGCAGGGACCCGTCCAGGAGGTCGTGATCTTTTCTCCCCGGATGCGGGAGATAGCGGCCTTGAGGGAGCAGCTTTCCGCTCTCCCCGAGGTGAGAACGGAAATGGTGGCCCTGGCCAAGCAGCAGATGCAGTACGGTCCCTACCGGATCGATCCCGACGAGGTGGCGCAAAAGCTGGTGGACAGCCTGAAGCGCGGTTGA